The Panacibacter microcysteis genome includes a window with the following:
- a CDS encoding VCBS repeat-containing protein, whose translation MNELHPDSTFNVLDYMYFYNGAGVGAGDFNNDGRTDIFFASNQGADKIYLNEGGLHFKDASDAAGIPKDGGWSTGVSVVDINNDGLLDIYVCRVGNYMKLQSKNELLICRKILEDGTPVYEEAAASYGLDFSGFSTQAAFLDYDLDGDLDMYLLNHSVHQNGTFAERKQFIGTYHDLSGDKFFRNDSGHFSNITKETNINSSVIGYGLGIVVADINLDGWPDIYIGNDFHENDYLYINQQDGTFKEAMQSDMMHTSQYTMGVDAADINNDGWPDIVSADMLPSDPYMLKRSLGEDKTDIFNMKIGYGYAYQYTRNNLQLSRRNGMFSEVGLYANMYATDWSWSTLWMDFDNDGWKDLFISNGIPKRLNDIDYVNFVSNEEMQQKMKNRTLNEKDMALINKFPEIKLPNAFFRNNHDAAFADVAAGIEGNVNSFSNGAVYADFDNDGDLDIVTSNIADAALLYRNVTNDTITSSYMQLKFKGPAQNINATGSKAILYHDGNISTYEKFASRGFLSSMETPLHIGIKNQVIDSAFIVWPDNTYEKLSLQKDTTLQLTYKPGLPHFDYTSLRNYFKSAALQMVDITARTGFNYRHIENDFNEFDREALIPQMLSEEGPALAVGDVNGDGFEDVFIGGSKRNKGALFTQTNAGMFVQSVQPSLAADSMYEDAGAVFADVNNDGNADLIIASGGNEFFGHDTHMQPRVYINNGKGTLLKLEHAFDNIWLTASSVAPYDFNGDGFTDLFIGGRAVPWEYGKIPGSYLLQNDGKGHFKDVTGATSKELAAVGFVTSAQWYDMDKDGDKDLLLSLQWGGIVMMKNEKGRFTKTVLCKQNGWWNFVIPADIDNDGDDDFIAGNLGLNSRLKATEEKPVKMYYNDFDDNGRKEQLMTYYLGGRELVFANKDELQKQLPFIKKKFLYADDFAKASVSEIIPQQKLSSAQVFTADYFSNAVFINDGNMNFTVQPLPWLAQLTTYRDAQIVDANNDHLPDVLLAGNFYATNIEMGRYDADYGTVLINKGKGLFTAETINGLVIKGQSRHVKALNIAGDTAYVIARNNDSSMVIQFRK comes from the coding sequence GTGAATGAACTTCATCCTGATTCAACTTTTAACGTACTTGATTATATGTACTTTTATAACGGTGCAGGTGTTGGTGCAGGAGATTTTAATAATGATGGCCGTACAGATATTTTTTTTGCATCAAACCAGGGCGCAGATAAAATCTACCTGAATGAAGGCGGGCTCCACTTCAAAGATGCGTCAGATGCGGCGGGCATACCTAAAGATGGTGGATGGAGTACAGGTGTTTCTGTAGTTGACATCAACAACGATGGCCTGCTTGATATTTACGTTTGCAGGGTAGGTAATTATATGAAACTGCAAAGCAAAAATGAACTGCTCATTTGCAGAAAAATACTGGAAGATGGAACGCCTGTATATGAAGAAGCTGCCGCCAGTTATGGGCTCGATTTTTCCGGTTTCAGCACACAGGCTGCTTTTTTGGATTATGATCTTGATGGAGACCTGGATATGTATCTCCTGAATCATTCTGTACACCAGAACGGCACTTTTGCTGAGCGTAAACAGTTCATCGGTACTTACCACGATTTATCAGGTGATAAATTCTTCAGAAACGATAGCGGGCATTTCTCGAACATAACAAAAGAAACAAATATCAACAGTTCTGTAATTGGTTACGGGTTAGGTATAGTAGTAGCAGACATCAACCTCGATGGCTGGCCCGATATATATATTGGTAACGATTTTCATGAAAATGACTATTTATACATTAACCAGCAGGACGGTACATTTAAAGAAGCAATGCAAAGCGACATGATGCATACCAGCCAGTACACAATGGGTGTTGATGCAGCAGATATAAATAACGATGGCTGGCCTGATATTGTTTCTGCGGATATGCTTCCATCCGATCCTTATATGCTTAAGCGCTCACTTGGAGAAGATAAGACGGATATCTTCAATATGAAGATCGGGTATGGTTACGCTTATCAATACACACGTAACAACTTACAGCTAAGCCGGCGCAATGGTATGTTTAGCGAGGTTGGTTTATACGCAAACATGTATGCCACTGACTGGAGCTGGAGTACACTGTGGATGGATTTTGATAACGACGGCTGGAAAGACTTATTTATATCTAACGGTATACCCAAACGATTAAATGATATTGACTATGTAAACTTTGTCTCCAATGAAGAGATGCAGCAAAAAATGAAGAACAGGACATTGAATGAAAAGGACATGGCGCTTATCAATAAATTTCCTGAGATAAAGTTGCCCAATGCTTTTTTCAGGAACAATCATGATGCGGCTTTTGCTGATGTTGCTGCCGGTATAGAAGGAAATGTGAACAGTTTTTCCAACGGTGCAGTGTATGCTGATTTTGACAATGATGGTGACCTTGATATTGTGACCAGCAATATTGCCGATGCTGCGCTATTGTACAGGAATGTTACAAACGATACGATTACCTCATCTTACATGCAGCTTAAGTTTAAAGGTCCGGCGCAAAACATCAACGCTACAGGTTCAAAAGCTATATTATATCATGATGGGAACATTAGTACATACGAGAAATTCGCTTCGAGGGGTTTTCTTTCATCAATGGAAACGCCTTTGCACATTGGCATAAAAAACCAGGTAATTGATTCTGCATTTATTGTATGGCCGGATAACACTTACGAAAAGTTATCGTTGCAGAAGGATACAACCCTTCAGCTTACGTATAAACCCGGATTGCCGCATTTTGATTACACATCGTTACGCAATTATTTTAAAAGCGCTGCATTGCAAATGGTTGACATTACTGCTCGTACAGGGTTTAACTACCGGCACATTGAAAACGACTTTAATGAATTTGACAGGGAAGCCCTTATTCCTCAAATGTTGTCTGAAGAAGGACCTGCGTTGGCCGTTGGCGATGTTAATGGTGATGGATTTGAAGATGTGTTTATCGGCGGTTCCAAGAGAAATAAAGGAGCGTTGTTTACACAAACAAATGCTGGCATGTTTGTTCAATCCGTGCAGCCTTCGCTGGCCGCCGATAGCATGTATGAAGATGCCGGTGCCGTGTTTGCTGATGTAAACAACGACGGAAATGCAGATCTTATAATTGCAAGTGGCGGCAATGAATTTTTTGGCCATGATACACACATGCAGCCACGCGTTTATATAAACAATGGCAAAGGAACTTTGCTAAAGCTGGAACACGCATTCGATAATATATGGTTAACTGCATCGTCTGTTGCTCCGTATGATTTTAATGGTGATGGTTTCACGGATCTTTTCATCGGTGGCAGAGCTGTACCCTGGGAGTATGGAAAAATTCCAGGATCTTATCTACTGCAGAATGATGGCAAAGGACATTTTAAAGATGTTACAGGCGCCACCTCAAAAGAGTTAGCGGCCGTGGGTTTTGTTACTTCTGCCCAGTGGTACGATATGGATAAAGATGGCGACAAAGACCTGTTGCTCTCGCTGCAGTGGGGCGGTATTGTAATGATGAAAAATGAAAAAGGCCGTTTTACAAAAACCGTTTTGTGTAAGCAGAACGGTTGGTGGAATTTTGTAATACCAGCAGATATTGATAACGATGGCGATGATGATTTTATAGCTGGCAACCTGGGTTTAAACAGCCGTCTAAAGGCAACTGAAGAGAAACCGGTTAAAATGTATTACAACGATTTTGATGACAATGGCAGGAAGGAACAGCTAATGACCTATTATCTCGGCGGAAGAGAACTTGTCTTTGCCAATAAAGATGAATTGCAAAAACAATTACCTTTTATTAAAAAGAAATTTTTATATGCAGATGATTTTGCGAAAGCATCCGTCAGTGAAATTATTCCGCAACAAAAATTGAGTAGTGCGCAGGTTTTTACTGCGGATTATTTTTCAAATGCCGTTTTTATCAACGATGGAAACATGAATTTTACTGTTCAGCCATTGCCATGGTTGGCACAGCTTACTACTTACCGTGATGCACAAATTGTAGATGCCAACAATGATCACCTTCCGGATGTTTTACTCGCAGGTAATTTTTATGCAACGAATATCGAGATGGGCCGCTACGATGCTGATTATGGAACTGTACTGATCAATAAAGGAAAGGGCCTGTTTACAGCCGAAACAATTAATGGCCTTGTCATTAAAGGGCAGTCAAGGCATGTTAAAGCTTTGAACATTGCGGGAGATACTGCTTATGTTATTGCACGTAATAACGACAGTTCAATGGTCATACAATTCAGGAAATAA
- a CDS encoding RagB/SusD family nutrient uptake outer membrane protein — protein sequence MKYRKLLYAITIPSVLLFSCTKLDETFNGDLTQDQVGGGGSANVDALLTGIYNSMRLPYQDQSRWWAAEEHTSDECLGPTRGGDWDDNGVWRLLHVHKWDGNHSFLASTFDDLGGVVYGATDILQFSPSTQQAAEARLLRAFANFSWLCGWNQCPYREPGGDPLAIPQVRVGSDALDYIISELNDIMGDLPDGPANKANKYAAKVLLMKCYLNKGTISPASGDPLANRQNPTFDAADMDQVISLADEIINSGKYSLADNYFDNFAKNNNQISTENIFTAENIGGSNSGNVRSRWFCTLHYNQNPSGWNGFTTLSDFYDKFDDADLRRSQEYDGVTDVSGIKPGFLVGQQYDQNGTALKDRTGAPLAFTREVSAIERGANLEVTGIRVVKYPIDYSSGDNSDNDYVYYRYADVLLMKAEALLRKGDAGGALTLVNQVREKRGVAALGSVSLDQMLDERGREFYWEGHRRTDLIRFGKYLEVWQEKPSDDPKNLLFPIPFRQLAANPNLIQNPGY from the coding sequence ATGAAATACAGAAAATTATTATATGCTATAACCATTCCTTCTGTACTGCTGTTTAGCTGTACAAAGCTGGATGAAACTTTTAATGGAGATCTTACACAAGACCAGGTTGGTGGAGGTGGATCTGCTAACGTAGATGCGCTGTTAACCGGTATCTATAATTCAATGAGGCTACCATACCAGGATCAGAGCAGGTGGTGGGCTGCCGAAGAGCATACATCTGATGAATGTCTGGGGCCCACACGCGGTGGCGACTGGGATGATAACGGAGTATGGCGTTTGCTGCACGTGCATAAATGGGATGGTAACCACAGCTTTCTAGCCAGCACTTTTGACGATTTGGGTGGTGTTGTTTACGGTGCTACTGATATCCTTCAGTTTAGCCCTTCAACACAGCAGGCTGCTGAAGCAAGATTACTTAGAGCTTTTGCCAATTTCTCATGGCTGTGCGGCTGGAATCAATGCCCATACAGGGAACCAGGTGGCGACCCATTAGCAATTCCTCAGGTAAGAGTTGGTAGCGATGCACTTGACTATATTATCAGTGAACTTAATGATATTATGGGCGATCTTCCTGATGGTCCTGCAAACAAAGCAAACAAGTATGCAGCGAAGGTTTTATTAATGAAATGCTATCTTAACAAAGGCACCATTTCTCCTGCATCAGGCGATCCGCTTGCTAATCGTCAAAATCCAACTTTTGACGCAGCAGATATGGACCAGGTAATCAGTCTTGCAGACGAAATTATCAACAGTGGTAAATATTCACTGGCAGATAATTATTTCGACAATTTTGCAAAAAATAACAACCAGATTTCTACCGAAAACATATTTACTGCTGAAAATATCGGCGGTTCAAACAGTGGTAACGTTCGCTCAAGATGGTTCTGCACATTGCACTACAACCAGAACCCAAGCGGCTGGAATGGCTTTACAACCCTTTCAGATTTCTACGACAAGTTTGACGATGCCGATTTACGCAGAAGCCAGGAGTACGATGGCGTAACAGATGTTTCCGGTATTAAGCCAGGCTTCCTGGTTGGTCAGCAGTATGATCAGAATGGTACGGCATTAAAAGACAGAACAGGCGCACCACTTGCCTTCACCAGGGAAGTTAGCGCAATTGAAAGAGGAGCAAACCTTGAAGTAACAGGTATAAGGGTTGTCAAATATCCTATAGACTATTCTTCAGGAGATAACTCAGACAATGATTATGTTTACTATCGTTATGCTGATGTATTGTTGATGAAAGCTGAGGCCCTGCTGAGAAAAGGCGATGCCGGTGGCGCACTTACCCTGGTAAATCAGGTACGTGAAAAGCGCGGTGTTGCAGCACTCGGTTCTGTAAGCCTCGACCAGATGCTTGACGAAAGAGGTCGTGAGTTTTATTGGGAAGGTCATAGAAGAACAGATCTTATCAGGTTTGGTAAATACCTCGAAGTATGGCAGGAAAAACCGTCTGATGATCCCAAGAACTTACTTTTCCCAATTCCGTTCAGACAATTGGCCGCAAACCCTAATTTGATTCAGAATCCGGGATATTAA
- the recA gene encoding recombinase RecA, producing MSNADKLKALKLTIDKIDKDFGKGSVMMMSDKGDRKLEVISTGSIGLDVALGVGGLPKGRIVEIYGPESSGKTTIATHVIAEAQKKGGICAIIDAEHAFDSAYAQRLGVDVDNLLISQPDYGEQALEIADRLILSGALDVVVIDSVAALVPKGELEGEMGDSKMGLQARLMSQALRKLTATISKTNTVCIFINQLREKIGVMFGNPETTTGGNALKFYCSVRLDIRRISQIKDGDEAIGNRVKVKVVKNKVAPPFRATEFDIIFGEGISKIGEILDMGVELGVVNKSGSWFSYDSNKLGQGRDAVKQLLHDNPELANEIEGKIRAKLIEATANAPVVVEEEED from the coding sequence ATGAGTAATGCAGATAAGCTTAAAGCACTAAAGCTTACAATAGATAAAATAGATAAGGATTTTGGTAAGGGTAGTGTGATGATGATGAGTGACAAAGGAGACCGTAAACTTGAAGTAATTTCAACCGGTTCTATAGGGCTGGATGTTGCATTGGGTGTCGGCGGTTTACCAAAAGGTAGAATTGTTGAAATCTACGGGCCTGAATCTTCCGGTAAAACCACTATTGCAACACACGTAATAGCTGAAGCTCAAAAGAAAGGGGGCATCTGTGCTATTATAGATGCGGAGCACGCTTTTGACAGTGCCTATGCACAGCGGCTTGGTGTTGATGTAGATAACCTTTTAATCTCGCAACCCGATTATGGTGAGCAGGCGTTGGAAATAGCAGATCGTCTTATTTTATCAGGTGCGTTAGATGTTGTGGTAATCGACTCTGTAGCAGCACTTGTTCCCAAAGGTGAACTGGAAGGCGAAATGGGAGATAGTAAAATGGGCCTCCAGGCCCGTTTGATGAGCCAGGCATTGCGTAAACTTACGGCGACCATCAGTAAAACAAACACGGTTTGTATATTTATCAACCAGTTGCGTGAAAAGATCGGTGTTATGTTTGGTAATCCTGAAACAACAACCGGTGGTAATGCATTAAAATTTTATTGTTCGGTTAGGTTAGACATACGTCGTATTTCACAGATTAAAGATGGTGACGAAGCAATAGGTAACAGGGTTAAGGTTAAAGTGGTAAAAAATAAAGTTGCTCCTCCTTTCAGGGCTACGGAGTTTGATATCATCTTTGGTGAAGGTATTAGTAAAATAGGTGAAATACTCGACATGGGTGTAGAGCTTGGCGTTGTAAATAAAAGCGGTAGCTGGTTTAGTTACGATAGCAATAAGCTTGGCCAGGGTCGGGATGCTGTAAAACAGTTGTTACATGACAATCCAGAACTT
- a CDS encoding VCBS repeat-containing protein: MIIQFNKSNVGLKASTAILIVASILLAVLQACRGSVQIKKDAALFSLVDSSGITFSNNIGNTKDFNIFSYRNFYNGGGAAVGDVNNDGLADVFFTANMGSNKLYLNKGNWKFDDISERAGIAEEEEWSTGVVMVDINHDDWLDIFVCNAGYINGRAPECKLFINNHDLTFTDSAAAYGLTNKGGYTTHAAFFDYDADGDLDCFIINNSFIPVNTLNYANKRDLRAPEWPVADFLKGGGDHFYRNDNGKFIDISKEAGIYGSLISFGLGVTVGDVNGDYYPDVYVSNDFFERDYLYINQRDGTFKDELEKWVQHSSLSSMGADMADINNDGYPDIFTTDMLPGDEYRLKTTTSFENYDVYHLKETSGFYHQFTKNTLQLNNGNGKFQEIANYSGVAATDWSWGGLIFDADNDGLSDLYVCNGINHDVTNQDFIDFFADEVIQKMVLTGKKEQIEDVISKMPSQPIPNNAFKNEGNLRFADANKAWGFQQPSFSNGAAYGDLDNDGDLDLVVNNVNEPAFVYRNNARELTGNHYVSIVLREESFNTHAVGSLIKMYAGKNLYTREVIPSRGFQSSVDYKNVFGLGANRTIDSVVIMWPNHTFSSYYNLGTDTLHMITYPANAQKIISAKNKPASPFLSAVTASFQKHTEDDYVDFYNERNVPVLLSREGPRAATGDVNGDGLADIFIGGASGEAGVLYMQSSKGSFEIKKQPSFERFANFEDVAALFFDADKDGDLDLYVGAGGNNRSPGRQELQHRLFKNDGKGNFDIDTKAFPPNDMNIAVAVADDFDGDGDNDLFVGSRNVTLDYGVTPRSYLFVNDGNGHFTDIAKTGNPEIASAGMVTSASFADINGDNRKELIIVGEWMQPRIFSFNGKKFIELRTNLKNFSGMWQSVSVTDLDGDGDNDMVLGNYGENFYLHPDTANPVKIFINDFDKNNVPEKIITRSISGKDMPVFMKRDLQDAIPAIKKQNLKHEDYAKKSITDLFAQDFIKTSTVKQWNYSASCIALNDGKGNFTLVKLPPSVQFSSVNAILCKDINKDGKKDILLGGNMLHFLPQFGRLDASFGQLLLNSGNGNFVVASVKESGIELDGEVRDIADIPGQRKDKIIFLRNNDLPVVFELVK, from the coding sequence ATGATTATCCAGTTTAATAAAAGTAATGTTGGTTTAAAAGCAAGTACAGCAATATTGATAGTTGCATCAATACTTCTGGCGGTATTGCAGGCATGCAGGGGTAGCGTTCAAATAAAAAAAGATGCTGCTCTGTTTTCGTTAGTTGATAGTAGTGGCATCACCTTTTCTAATAATATTGGTAATACAAAAGATTTCAACATTTTTAGTTACCGCAACTTCTACAATGGCGGAGGAGCAGCTGTTGGCGACGTAAATAATGATGGCCTTGCAGATGTTTTCTTTACGGCCAATATGGGAAGCAATAAGCTTTACCTGAACAAAGGCAACTGGAAATTTGATGACATTTCTGAACGTGCGGGCATTGCTGAAGAAGAAGAATGGAGTACCGGCGTTGTAATGGTGGATATTAATCATGATGACTGGCTGGATATTTTCGTTTGTAATGCAGGGTATATTAACGGTCGTGCACCAGAGTGCAAACTATTCATCAATAATCATGATCTCACATTTACCGACTCTGCCGCTGCTTATGGCCTTACAAATAAAGGCGGTTACACAACACATGCAGCGTTCTTTGATTATGACGCTGATGGTGACCTCGATTGTTTTATTATCAACAATAGTTTTATACCGGTAAATACACTGAATTACGCCAATAAAAGAGACCTGCGTGCACCTGAGTGGCCCGTGGCAGACTTCTTAAAGGGTGGTGGTGACCACTTTTACCGAAATGACAATGGGAAGTTTATTGACATTAGTAAAGAAGCCGGCATCTATGGAAGCTTGATCAGTTTTGGACTGGGTGTAACAGTTGGGGATGTGAACGGGGACTATTACCCGGACGTTTATGTGTCAAACGACTTTTTTGAAAGAGATTACCTCTATATAAACCAAAGGGACGGAACTTTCAAAGATGAGCTGGAAAAGTGGGTACAGCATAGTAGCCTTTCTTCTATGGGTGCAGACATGGCAGACATAAACAATGATGGCTACCCGGATATCTTTACAACAGATATGTTACCTGGTGATGAATACCGTTTAAAAACAACTACTTCTTTTGAGAATTATGACGTTTATCATCTCAAGGAAACATCGGGGTTTTATCACCAGTTTACCAAGAACACGCTGCAGCTAAACAATGGAAATGGCAAGTTCCAGGAGATCGCAAATTACAGCGGCGTTGCTGCTACAGACTGGAGCTGGGGTGGTTTGATCTTCGATGCAGACAATGATGGTTTATCTGATTTATATGTTTGTAACGGAATTAATCATGATGTAACAAACCAGGACTTTATTGATTTTTTCGCAGATGAAGTCATTCAGAAAATGGTCTTAACCGGCAAGAAGGAACAGATAGAAGATGTGATCAGTAAAATGCCTTCTCAGCCAATACCCAATAACGCTTTTAAGAATGAAGGTAACCTCAGGTTTGCAGATGCAAACAAAGCGTGGGGCTTTCAACAACCATCTTTTTCAAACGGCGCGGCATACGGAGATTTAGACAATGACGGAGACCTGGATCTTGTGGTAAACAATGTAAACGAGCCCGCTTTTGTTTACCGCAATAATGCAAGAGAACTAACCGGTAATCATTATGTAAGCATTGTATTGCGAGAAGAATCGTTTAATACACATGCAGTAGGTAGCCTGATAAAGATGTATGCCGGTAAAAACCTGTATACAAGAGAAGTTATACCAAGCCGTGGTTTTCAATCTTCGGTAGATTACAAAAATGTGTTTGGACTTGGTGCAAACCGTACCATCGATTCTGTTGTCATCATGTGGCCAAACCATACATTTTCATCTTATTATAACCTTGGCACAGATACGCTGCACATGATAACATACCCTGCCAATGCTCAAAAAATTATTTCTGCAAAAAATAAACCTGCTTCTCCTTTTTTGTCTGCCGTAACAGCCAGTTTTCAAAAACATACCGAAGACGATTATGTTGATTTTTACAATGAAAGAAATGTACCTGTATTGCTTTCAAGGGAAGGGCCAAGAGCTGCTACGGGTGATGTAAACGGGGATGGGTTGGCAGATATTTTTATCGGCGGCGCCAGTGGGGAAGCCGGGGTGCTCTACATGCAATCGTCAAAAGGCAGTTTCGAAATAAAGAAGCAGCCGTCTTTCGAACGGTTTGCCAATTTTGAAGATGTAGCAGCGCTTTTCTTCGATGCAGATAAAGACGGCGATCTTGACTTATACGTCGGCGCAGGCGGCAACAACAGGTCGCCGGGCAGGCAGGAACTTCAACACAGGCTTTTCAAAAATGATGGCAAAGGAAACTTTGACATTGATACCAAAGCATTTCCGCCAAATGATATGAATATAGCTGTGGCTGTTGCTGATGACTTTGACGGCGATGGCGACAACGATCTTTTTGTTGGCAGCAGGAATGTTACGCTCGATTATGGTGTAACACCCCGCAGCTACCTGTTTGTAAATGATGGTAATGGTCACTTTACTGACATAGCAAAAACAGGAAACCCTGAAATTGCTTCAGCAGGAATGGTAACCAGTGCTTCCTTTGCTGACATTAATGGCGATAACAGGAAAGAACTTATTATTGTTGGAGAATGGATGCAACCACGTATTTTTTCATTCAATGGCAAAAAATTTATTGAACTCAGAACAAACCTGAAAAATTTCTCCGGTATGTGGCAATCCGTAAGCGTTACAGACCTTGATGGTGACGGAGATAACGATATGGTATTAGGCAACTATGGAGAGAATTTTTACCTGCATCCTGATACTGCAAATCCTGTCAAAATTTTTATAAACGACTTTGACAAAAATAATGTACCTGAAAAAATCATTACACGCAGTATAAGCGGCAAAGACATGCCCGTTTTTATGAAACGTGATTTACAGGATGCAATACCTGCTATTAAAAAGCAGAATCTTAAGCATGAAGATTATGCTAAGAAATCTATCACAGATCTTTTTGCGCAGGATTTTATTAAAACAAGCACCGTAAAACAATGGAATTACAGCGCTTCATGTATTGCCTTGAACGATGGCAAAGGAAATTTTACCTTGGTAAAATTGCCGCCCTCAGTGCAGTTTTCTTCTGTCAATGCCATATTGTGTAAAGACATTAATAAAGATGGTAAAAAAGATATTTTACTCGGTGGCAACATGCTGCATTTTTTACCGCAGTTTGGCAGGCTCGATGCAAGTTTTGGGCAGTTGCTTTTAAACAGCGGTAATGGAAATTTTGTTGTTGCCTCTGTAAAGGAATCCGGTATAGAATTAGATGGCGAAGTTCGGGATATAGCAGATATACCCGGACAAAGGAAGGATAAAATTATCTTTCTGCGCAACAACGATCTTCCTGTAGTTTTTGAATTGGTAAAATAA